In the genome of Leeuwenhoekiella sp. MAR_2009_132, one region contains:
- a CDS encoding NUDIX hydrolase — protein MNEINEQLLNSIKQVKSLAEAGLVYNKENYDAERYQELRTLSLEMMSVLSNLPVQQFKEFYLPETDYPTPKTDVRGLILNENGQVLLVKETVDNKWTLPGGWADIGLTPSENVLKEIQEETGFSAEVVRLLAVLDKRCYPHPPQTHYVYKLCFLCRIVDGTFNPNFDIGGVDWFNIDKLPALSPDRILEEQLVKLIALAKEAQAVYYD, from the coding sequence ATGAACGAAATAAACGAGCAGTTGCTTAACTCAATAAAACAAGTCAAGTCTTTAGCTGAAGCTGGTCTTGTTTATAATAAAGAAAATTATGATGCTGAGCGTTATCAAGAGTTGCGCACGCTTTCTTTAGAAATGATGAGTGTACTTAGTAATCTGCCGGTACAGCAATTTAAAGAATTTTACCTCCCGGAAACAGATTATCCTACGCCAAAAACTGATGTAAGAGGTTTAATTCTAAATGAAAATGGGCAGGTATTATTGGTCAAAGAAACTGTAGATAATAAGTGGACATTACCCGGTGGCTGGGCAGATATAGGGTTAACTCCATCAGAAAATGTCCTGAAAGAAATACAAGAAGAAACCGGTTTTAGTGCTGAAGTAGTACGGCTGTTAGCGGTGTTAGATAAACGATGTTATCCGCACCCACCGCAAACCCATTATGTTTATAAGTTGTGTTTCTTATGCCGGATTGTAGATGGCACTTTTAATCCTAATTTTGATATAGGAGGTGTGGACTGGTTTAATATAGATAAGCTTCCCGCGTTGTCACCAGATCGTATTCTAGAAGAGCAGTTAGTTAAGTTAATAGCTTTGGCAAAAGAAGCACAGGCCGTTTATTACGACTAA